A genomic window from Silene latifolia isolate original U9 population chromosome 11, ASM4854445v1, whole genome shotgun sequence includes:
- the LOC141613917 gene encoding uncharacterized protein LOC141613917: MDDFYAPPGRSRRRLVNELNLQRVRIDMFIGVLDKQVHELNSRFDVRSMEMLMCMACFSPADVFASFNKDKLVRLAKFYPNEFNDTEITLLEFELDIFESDMLRDSRFHLIKSLGELLIFLVETKKHISYSRVYLLLKLVLILPVATASVERVFSSMKYVKNYLRNSMSDELLDNCLVTYIERDFFSQVSDDDVIRRFQDMNPRRMALDFS; this comes from the coding sequence ATGGATGATTTTTATGCTCCTCCGGGAAGATCAAGACGTCGTCTTGTCAACGAGCTTAACCTACAACGAGTTCGAATTGACATGTTTATAGGTGTTTTGGATAAACAAGTCCATGAACTAAATAGCCGATTTGATGTGAGAAGCATGGAGATGCTAATGTGTATGGCTTGTTTTAGTCCCGCCGATGTTTTTGCTTCTTTCAATAAGGACAAATTGGTTAGACTTGCAAAGTTCTATCCTAATGAGTTTAATGATACCGAGATAACACTACTTGAGTTTGAACTTGATATTTTTGAAAGTGATATGCTAAGGGATTCAAGATTTCATCTTATCAAGAGCCTTGGTGAGCTTTTAATTTTTCTTGTTGAGACAAAGAAACATATTTCATATTCACGTGTTTATTTGTTATTGAAGCTTGTATTGATACTTCCGGTGGCAACAGCAAGTGTGGAAAGAGTTTTCTCCTCCATGAAGTATGTGAAGAATTATTTGCGAAATAGTATGAGCGATGAACTATTAGATAATTGTTTAGTGACTTATATTGAGAGAGATTTTTTTTCACAAGTGAGTGATGATGATGTTATTAGGCGTTTTCAAGATATGAATCCTCGTCGGATGGCTTTAGATTTTTCTTAG
- the LOC141613918 gene encoding uncharacterized protein LOC141613918: protein MSNIRGQGYDGASNMRGELNGLKSLIMSDNPCAYYVHCFAHQLQLTLVAVAKENKDCAKFFQHLGIVLNNIGYSCKRLEMVRDIQADKVLEALASGEIESGKGLNQELGLSRPGETRWGSHFKSIVRVMSLYGTLIRVFEIISKGAKSVDDRAKAEIGIDHLESFEFVFMLHLMKVVYGYTNSLCEALQRKDQDIVNAMTILDLTKEHLIKFRNDGWDQFSSNGF from the coding sequence ATGTCAAACATCCGTGGTCAAGGCTATGATGGAGCTAGTAACATGAGAGGTGAGCTTAATGGTTTGAAAAGTTTGATAATGAGTGACAATCCATGTGCATATTATGTTCATTGTTTTGCGCACCAACTTCAATTGACATTAGTGGCGGTGGCTAAAGAAAACAAAGATTGTGCCAAATTTTTCCAACATCTTGGAATTGTGCTTAATAATATTGGATATTCTTGTAAACGTTTGGAGATGGTTAGGGATATTCAAGCGGATAAGGTTTTGGAGGCCTTAGCATCGGGTGAAATTGAAAGTGGTAAGGGATTGAATCAAGAACTTGGTTTAAGTAGACCGGGGGAGACTCGGTGGGGGTCTCATTTTAAATCAATTGTGAGAGTCATGTCTTTATATGGCACACTTATTAGGGTTTTTGAGATAATTAGTAAAGGGGCTAAATCCGTTGATGATCGTGCTAAAGCCGAAATTGGGATAGATCACCTTGAATCTTTTGAGTTTGTTTTCATGTTACATTTGATGAAAGTGGTGTATGGATACACTAATTCTTTGTGTGAAGCATTACAAAGAAAAGATCAAGACATTGTTAATGCCATGACTATTCTTGATTTAACTAAGGAGCATTTGATAAAGTTTAGGAATGATGGATGGGATCAATTTTCTTCAAACGGTTTCTAA
- the LOC141613919 gene encoding uncharacterized protein LOC141613919 — MNSLQYLWSRKSQITTSSSSPLSLEPQNLPNQEEQINDEQINDEQISDGESDNPSIQEGNQSEHEGNSPTQEGNQSEEYNVLPLDPPHDPGNRKPISSYLVNDRDALRRIYIGKGPCRPRPNGEFPQTFQGNKMRRFQVLWYDKYDWLEYSEKNNAAFCFCCYLFKEPSSIPKANVFEIGGFKNWKNALDRFKKHVGKGTSSSHKVAKQKYESFINKKVSIIEIVEKVSDEAKSLYKCRLLRSVSCLRFLLRQGLAFRGHNEKAKSSNKGNFLELLDWLVQNSESVAKVVFAKSPENHQVTCPTIQKELIKCCAHETTKLITEDLNGDYFGLLADESSDVSHKEELAICLCYVNKDGKTL; from the coding sequence ATGAATAGCTTACAATACTTGTGGAGTCGGAAGTCACAAATAACTACATCGTCCTCTTCTCCGTTGTCATTAGAACCTCAAAATCTCCCTAATCAAGAAGAGCAAATTAATGATGAGCAAATTAATGATGAGCAAATTAGTGACGGGGAATCCGATAATCCATCAATTCAAGAGGGCAATCAAAGTGAGCATGAGGGTAACTCACCAACTCAAGAGGGTAATCAAAGTGAAGAGTACAATGTTCTCCCTCTTGATCCTCCACATGATCCGGGAAATCGTAAGCCAATATCATCTTACCTGGTTAATGATCGAGATGCCTTGAGAAGGATATATATCGGAAAAGGTCCTTGTAGACCTAGACCAAATGGTGAATTTCCTCAAACTTTCCAAGGTAATAAAATGCGTCGCTTCCAAGTTCTTTGGTATGATAAGTATGATTGGCTAGAATATAGTGAGAAAAATAATGCGGCATTTTGCTTTTGTTGTTACTTGTTCAAAGAGCCTTCAAGTATCCCGAAAGCAAATGTGTTTGAGATTGGAGGGTTTAAGAATTGGAAAAATGCGTTGGATAGATTTAAAAAACATGTTGGGAAAGGTACTAGTAGTTCTCACAAAGTAGCTAAACAAAAATATGAGTCTTTCATTAATAAGAAAGTATCAATAATAGAGATAGTTGAAAAAGTAAGTGATGAAGCTAAGAGTCTCTATAAATGTCGTTTGTTACGCTCTGTTTCTTGTTTAAGATTTCTTTTGAGGCAAGGACTAGCATTTAGGGGGCATAATGAAAAAGCAAAGTCAAGTAATAAGGGTAATTTTCTTGAACTTTTGGATTGGCTTGTTCAAAATAGTGAAAGTGTTGCTAAAGTTGTTTTTGCTAAGTCTCCGGAAAATCACCAAGTTACTTGCCCAACCATTCAAAAAGAATTAATTAAATGTTGTGCCCATGAGACTACTAAGCTTATCACTGAGGATCTAAATGGTGATTACTTTGGTCTATTAGCCGATGAGTCTAGTGACGTGTCTCATAAGGAAGAATTAGCTATTTGTTTGTGTTATGTTAATAAAGATGGTAAaactttgtga